The DNA region atgaaggacggacagaatgaaggaaggaaagagggaagaaaaaagggaaggatggaaggacagaatgaatgaaagaagaaagggaggaaggagagaattaaggaaggaaaagaagaccgGGATGAAAGTGGGCCTCACGTTTGACCTCCCTGCTGTAGACTGTTAaccttgtttttaattattctttaaGCTGTACTTTAATGTGTTGTTTAACATGTTCTCTAACATGTTGTTTGGGTTCTTTAACGTGTTGTCGTCTCCTCCGCAGTACAAAGCCGACACTCTGCAGACCGTACAGAACCTGTCAGAAGAACATCCGATGATCGACTACACGCCTCCGTCGCTCATCACGCTCCTCTTCACCGACCTGGGAGTCCTCACTCCGTCAGCTGTCAGCGACGAACTCatcaagctttatttataaCTGTGCCTCTCAATTAATcctccaataaaaaaaagactttaccAAAACGAACAACGGCTTTGTgtttaattgaaaacatttaaaatgcagatCAAACATCCTCTGCTCCCGAGCcgtcacgtgacggtccgtctgctgttttgtgtttggaCTTTGGTCCGCGTGTTATCTGTTTCTCAAAGTCCTCCTCGCTGATTTGACCTTTCTTTAGTTTCTTCAGGATGCGGGTGTCGTTTAAAATCTCCTTCATGTCTTCGTCTTCGTCGTCGACGTCGGAGCCGGAGCCCTGCAGACACAGAAAAGATCACAGGAGAGAGTTAAATATATAAGAGTCAgcgataaataagggttggttAGATGAGCAATTCagatatcttaaaaaatagttttaaaagcagcatcaggtttgttaaaatgtacatttagtatgtAAAAgtatgctcctgaaaatgtaaaatggtgtaaccacaaaagaatgataaatattttatcacctacagtgtatttaagtggacttaaactaataattacttaatttaatacatgtaaatgtttcctgatctccatgattccccagatgaaatgtaatatttagaacaattgtattccattacctttgtTTAATATaacaagttataatgtaagatcatgccaaactaggtGATATGGTGATTTATTGAGAATTGAGTGTTTTTAAGctagttgaattatttggtacaaagtttttatggttacaccacttagacatttttaccataatcctctaaaatattctctcaaaatggattaaaagcagaaatttgatgctgggtccacaaaaaaagaatgtgtgcaagttattcatacgtttattttcacattttaacctctttaaatttgactaaaccacattgACACATAAACCCCGTCATTAACACTCATACACAGCTCTTATCTTTGAGGTTTAAtcaatgtcttaaaatgtcaaataccTCATTCCGCTTCCTCTTGGCTGCATTCtttttccgtctgtccttcctggTCTTCTGTTTGGACCACGCTTTGGTCTTTACGAACTTCCTCCTGTGCTGGAAAGGttcttctcccttctctctctgctccgcCAGCTCCGCTAGCAGCTTCCGTCTCTGCTTCTCCCGGTTCTTGTCCTTGTAGCGGATGGTGTCCGTGTCCACCGTTGTCTCCACGAAGTCGGGAAGCGTCTTCCCTTTGAGCTCGGGCATCTTCGGCAGGCGAAGGAGGGCGAAGCCTCGAGCTAAGGCGGCAAAGTCCAGCTCTAGACGGAGGAACGCACCATGAAATGTTACGTTTATACTTTGTGAACTCTACAGAATTAAAtctaaagatgttttttctgttttcacctTTGGTTCTGAAGATGAGGCTGCACTCATGTTTGGCGTAGGCCTGGACAAACGAGACGAAGGCCCTCATGCTTCTGTCGTACATGGCGCGGTCAGCCAGAGACAAGGTCTTCACTTTGGGCAGAATGTCCACAACGTCGCTCACTGGGGACATTTTCTGGAGCggacactgaaaaaaacaaaataagacaacagACGTCAGTAATGAGGACTGGACTGTGTGAgaagtctgagttagtcatatcaagtgatatctgacacatttacagtctttttagcatcaaattccctcttagtgtttccctgttgagctgtggtggaagtatagtaacaaaaagactttgctactaaaaacactgtaacgttgaaacatagaagatgaagatttgactcatttggacgactgaagcttcatattagcttcttCTCACTAAGTAATACTTTTatttggtttcatttatttctcaaCAACAGGTGAGGTGGATGCAGGTGTGCAGCTACATTTTTGTAACTATTGAACGCTCATATATTCTATTTCACATTAAATACATCAGCTAAAGATGCTCTAACTTCTGTTTTACTGTGACTTTAAAGGACAAACTTGTCTTAAATTAACAGTCTGGAGCCCAAATTATCATTACACCtgattttcttgctgtaatcattcctcaaaatgtatttaaaagttgatctgaagctaatatgaagcttcagagGTCCAAAAAGAGTCCATTCAagtcatttggacgactgaagcttcatattagcttcagatcaacttttaaatacatttcggGGAacgattacagcaagaaaaccaggttcaatgttcatttgggctcctgactgttgatttaagacAGATGTGTCCttaaaagtaacaataaaacagaagttGGAGCATCTTTTAGCTGCTGTAATGTGATGTATTTCACAGTGAAATAGAACATTTGAGCGTTTAATAGTTACAGAAAAGGTAGCTGCACACCTGCACTCCTCACCTGTTGTTAGATCAGGAAAATGACTaggagaaataaatgaaacctCGAACAAACATCtccttgatttgactcatttggaaggctgaagcttcatattagcttcagatcaacttttaatacagttttttttttacacagaaggactgtggatttagtcctccataacttacattgtaagtgcattatgaagcgatcttctaatggtcattatgaacaggaggaatgattacagcaagaaaaacaggtttaatgttcaCCTGAGCAGCTAAATATTGCTTTACAACAGTCTTGGTAAAATTGCAACCCCGTCCTTTAATATTTGTACTTATAGGCCACCGTACTACTCAACAACTCACTTTCTGGTTGATGGATAAGAAATTGACGTAGGATTCCTCCATCGGCAGCAGGAAGACGAGAGCGTTGCCCAGGTTACCGATTCGTGCCGTTCGACCGCAGCGATGTACGAAGGCGCTGAGACAAAAAACACACgagaaaaaacacatctatAAAACTAAGATCATCTATTACTCATCCTAAATAATTCAAAACTAAATATGAGTAACAAGCCAGGAcctaaatgtttaaatatactgATGGAAATGTGTCAGACTCACCTGGCGCTGCTCGGAGGATCGTACTGCAGCACCCAGTTAACATCTGGAATATCGATGCCTCTGGCCATCACATCTGTACACACCAGGATCCCGCTGCAAAGACCaaacattacatatatataaagaaaatcATGACAGACGTCCCATTTACTGCATCTGTACAATCTTATAAACCATTTTATCACCTTTTCAACGCTCTGAAGTCGGCAAAGATCTTGTTACGTTTAGTTTTCATCTTGCCGTGGATGCTGTGGACGGTGACTTTCTTTATGAGCGTCTCCAGAGCTCGACCGTAGTAATCCACACAAGCACAGGTGCTgatggagagacagaaacaagTTAATAAGAACATGGTCTGTGTCTGAAATCCCTCCATTATTCACTGTATGATAGACGTTAAATAAGTTATTGAAGAGTGAGCAGTAAATCAAGATTTCAGATGTCATTAGAGTCGCGTGACgatagttttcacatctttgaccttcatgtcgtcctcccgggtcaaattgaccccgtctgttttgactgttccttctttcctccctttcgtctgtccttcctccctccctccttctctctttcctcccttccttctttcctttctccatccccttttcttccttccttctgtccttccttccttctttctttcctccctccctccttctctctttctttcctcccccctacctcccccccttccttccttcttcctcctttcctttctccctccctttctacttccttctttcctccctccctcttttcctccctccctccattcctcccttccttccttcatccttccttcctccctcccttccttcattcatttttccttccttcctttccttccttcctttccttccttctccctccctcctcccttccatccttccttccttcattcatttttcctcccttccttttcttccttcttcctcccttctttccttgactcgaggacaacaggaaggttaatatgTTAAGTATTGCATTGtgagttatatatatatatatatatatatatatatatatatatatatatatatatatatagtggatatatttacacactcagcatttgGACACTTAAATTAATCAGAGATCTCTGCCCACCGATTGTCTGGAGATTCCTTTTTTGCTAATTATTTGTTGGGTATTTTTTCCGTTATTGGAGAGTTTGTGGCGAAGAAGAATGGGTACGACATGAAGCAAAAAGTCCCTTGCTAGATTCAAACCAGTGATGTTGCAGGTATGTAAACACTCAGCTACCAGTaccaaatgttatcagaccaaatggatcaaattctgacagTGAAAAGAGTCTCAGACAAAACAGTTAATCCACCGTTTACAGCTGTAAAGGCTCGTCCACtcctataaatataaatataaatataaatatgtagttttaataATCATTCTTGGCATCAAGTTGATGGTGAAGttcacaccacaactataatgACACCGACGGTGGTGAAAGATATCgttggatcactttcagagaaacactgacagccaattaAAATCCTTCCTTTAAACCACACAGCACGACAAAATTTGAATCCAGCctgatatttacagtaaaacttcaaaacctgcaaatatcatCTTAATGATGGAAACTGATGACTTTATTTagttatattaatgtattttaatgcagctttgctcctctctcatcATGAATTGACACGCTTTAAATTGGAGCAG from Scomber scombrus chromosome 15, fScoSco1.1, whole genome shotgun sequence includes:
- the ddx55 gene encoding ATP-dependent RNA helicase DDX55, whose product is MDNTTEGTWDTLPVKLNDGILQTLEELKFTHMTPVQSACIPLFMSNKDVAAEAVTGSGKTLAFVIPIIELLLKREEKLKKMQVGALVVTPTRELALQISEVMGQFIQKFPQFTQILLIGGTNPIEDVEKFKDQGANIVIATPGRLEDMFRRKGEGLDLAGSVKSLDVLVLDEADRLLDMGFEISLNTILGYLPKQRRTGLFSATQTQELEKLVRAGLRNPVRITVKEKGVAATSTQKTPSKLSNYYIVCRPEEKFNNLVAFLRQHKHEKNLVFFSTCACVDYYGRALETLIKKVTVHSIHGKMKTKRNKIFADFRALKSGILVCTDVMARGIDIPDVNWVLQYDPPSSASAFVHRCGRTARIGNLGNALVFLLPMEESYVNFLSINQKCPLQKMSPVSDVVDILPKVKTLSLADRAMYDRSMRAFVSFVQAYAKHECSLIFRTKELDFAALARGFALLRLPKMPELKGKTLPDFVETTVDTDTIRYKDKNREKQRRKLLAELAEQREKGEEPFQHRRKFVKTKAWSKQKTRKDRRKKNAAKRKRNEGSGSDVDDEDEDMKEILNDTRILKKLKKGQISEEDFEKQITRGPKSKHKTADGPSRDGSGAEDV